In Acanthochromis polyacanthus isolate Apoly-LR-REF ecotype Palm Island chromosome 15, KAUST_Apoly_ChrSc, whole genome shotgun sequence, a single genomic region encodes these proteins:
- the tomm20a gene encoding translocase of outer mitochondrial membrane 20: protein MSGRASAIVAGVCGALFVAYCIYFDKKRRSDPHFKEKLRERRRKQNASSEKSAQSKLPDMKDPDAVQQYFLGEIQLGEELLSQGDFENGVDHLTNAIAVCTQPQQLLQVLQQTLPPPVFQMLLTKLPTISQRIINFQSLSEDDVE from the exons ATGAGCGGCAGGGCAAGTGCGATAGTAGCAGGGGTATGTGGGGCCCTTTTCGTCGcatactgtatttattttgacaaaaaGCGACGGAGTGACCCTCACTTCAAGGAGAAGCTGCGTGAAC gtagaagaaaacaaaatgcttcAAGTGAGAAGTCTGCTCAGTCAAAG CTGCCTGACATGAAGGACCCAGACGCTGTTCAGCAATACTTTTTGGGGGAAATCCAGCTGGGAGAGGAACTCCTGTCACAAG GTGACTTTGAGAACGGTGTAGACCACCTAACCAATGCGATTGCAGTATGTACTCAAcctcagcagctgcttcagGTCCTCCAGCAGACTCTGCCTCCTCCAGTCTTTCAAATGTTGCTCACAAAACTACCCACCATCAGCCAG cgaATCATCAACTTTCAGTCTTTATCAGAAGATGATGTAgaatga